In Deinococcus psychrotolerans, the genomic window TTTCTTGATGTCGGCCATGTCCCAGGGCCCGGTCAGCAGCATGGCGAGGCGACCCTGCACGAAAGCGTCTTTGGCGACGCCGCCGTCCACGCCTTCAGGCACCAGGTTGTACTTGTAGCGCAGGTCGTTGAGCATCGCCGCCGCTTTGTCGGAACCGGCGTTGGACAAGCCCACGTCCTTGACGTTGACGGTGCCGCCAGTGGTTTTGAAGACGTAACCGCCGTAAGCGCTGAAGATGCCGTAGTTCATATAGGCGTTGGAAAGGTCAACCAGGAAACCGAACTTGCCGCTGCCGGTATTGGCCTGCGCTGCTTTGATAAAGCCGTCCCAGGTGGTGGGTACGCCGTTGGGGAGGATTTTTTTGTTGTAGACCACCGCGACGGACTCGGCGAACATCGGCAAGCCGAAGAGTTTGCCCTGGTAGGTCATGGCGCTCACGGCCGTTTTGTCGAGGTCACTCTTGGAGGTGACATACTTGTCCATCGGCTCGATCACGCCGGCGGCGGCGAGTTGGCCGAGGCGGTCTTGCGGCAACGTCACCACCAGGTCTGGGCCTTGGCCCTTGGGAGCACTCTGAATCATCTTGTCAGGCAGTTGGTCAAACGGCACGCTGACGATTTGCACCGCGTTGCCACTGGTCTTGGTGTACGCGGCGGCTTGGGCTTTGAGCCAGGTCAGTTCGCTGTCGCCAAAGTGCGTCCAGACGGTGAGGCTGGCCGCAGAAGCGCTGCTCAGCAGGGACAGAGAAACGATGGTCAGGGCCGACTTAAACACTTTTTTCATAAATCTCCTCGGGGGCGGATGAACCGCTTCCAATTTGTTTGTCTCTTTCTACGCTCTGAGAATGAAAGCAGCGCGGCACTTCAGCGGAGCAGAAGAACGCTAGGAAAAGAATTGTTGTTCGGCAAGCAGTATACGCCTGCTGCTGGGGCGAAGGCAACGCTTGTAGACCCCAAAAGCCCATCAAGCCCCCAGCCGTGTGCGGGCGGGTACAATTGCAGGCGTGATCTTGAACACTTTACTCGCCCTGGTCTTCGCTTATTTGCTGGGAGCCTTGCCCGCTGCCGCCTGGATTGCGCGTTCACGCGGCATCGACATCCGCACGGTCGGTTCCGGCAACGCTGGAGCCACCAATGTGCAGCGCACCCTCGGCTGGGGGCCGGGGTTGGCGGTGGCGCTTTTCGACGTTTTCAAGGGTGCGGCTGCCGTCTGGCTGGCCCGCTGGCTGGGTCTGCTGCCCGAATGGGCGGCGATGTGCGGCGCTCTGTCTATTCTGGGCCACAACTACAGCCCCTTCCTGGGCTTTAGGGGCGGCAAGGGCGTGGCCACCAGCTTCGGCACCATCGTGGCGATCGACCCGTTGGTCGGACTGTGCGTCGTTATTCTGGGCGTTTTTACGGTGGCCATCACCCGCTACGTCTCGGCAGGCAGCATGATCGGCGGCGCAGTGGCCGTCACCACTGCTTTCGCTCTGGGCCGCCCGTGGTGGGAGGTAATTTTGCTGTTGCTGCTGTGTGTTTTGGCCGTCTGGCAGCACCGTGAAAACATCAAGCGGCTGCAAGAGGGCACTGAGCGGCACATCGGCAAAAAGGGCGGAGCGGCAAGCTGAATTAGCTCCGCGCTTCGACTTCCACCTGCGCTTTTTCCCACTCCTCCATGCGGGTCAGGAGCCGCTCTTCCAACTCAGCGGCCTGCTGTCCCAGCGCGGCAAAGTCGGCAGTGGGAGCGGCGTGGGCCAGCGCGTTTTGGGCCTCGTCAAGTTGAGCTTCCAACTGGGCGACTTCCACTTCCAAGCGCTCCACTTCACGTTTGAGGTGCCACAGGCCCTTGCCTTTGGGGTTGGCCGGATTTTGCCTCACGGGCGCGGCTTTGGCTTCCGCTTCCTTTTCGGCGGGGCGGTGCTTTTCGCGGTAATACTGCCAGCCGCCGGGGTACTCGTAAAACTGGCCGTCTTCGAGAAGCCAGATGCGGTCGGCCAGATGCTCGATGAGGCGTCTATCGTGGCTGACCATCAGCAGGGTGCCGCCGAAATCGTCGAGCGCTCCCTCCAGACTTTCGAGCATCTCCATATCGAGGTGGTTGGTCGGCTCGTCGAGCACCAAAAAGTTATGGTCTTCCTGGGCCAACTTGAGCAGCGCCAGCCGCGCCCGCTCGCCGCCCGACAGCACCTTGACCGATTTGTCGTGGCTCAGATACGGAAACATGTACGTGCCCAGCAAATCGTGAGCCTCGGCGTCTTTTTCGACGTATTCGCGGGCCTCATGGTAAAGGGTGCTGCTTT contains:
- a CDS encoding maltose ABC transporter substrate-binding protein yields the protein MKKVFKSALTIVSLSLLSSASAASLTVWTHFGDSELTWLKAQAAAYTKTSGNAVQIVSVPFDQLPDKMIQSAPKGQGPDLVVTLPQDRLGQLAAAGVIEPMDKYVTSKSDLDKTAVSAMTYQGKLFGLPMFAESVAVVYNKKILPNGVPTTWDGFIKAAQANTGSGKFGFLVDLSNAYMNYGIFSAYGGYVFKTTGGTVNVKDVGLSNAGSDKAAAMLNDLRYKYNLVPEGVDGGVAKDAFVQGRLAMLLTGPWDMADIKKANIDYGIAALPTPTGATGKWSPFVGVQGVMMNAYGKNKVAAAQFAKALVSGDAQVAFNKAGGRIPVSLSARVKLKSDPVVAGFGKSISAGTPMPNVPQMSAVWGPWSNAVAQSVQKANPNYTSILDGAVKEINGNIK
- the plsY gene encoding glycerol-3-phosphate 1-O-acyltransferase PlsY, with translation MILNTLLALVFAYLLGALPAAAWIARSRGIDIRTVGSGNAGATNVQRTLGWGPGLAVALFDVFKGAAAVWLARWLGLLPEWAAMCGALSILGHNYSPFLGFRGGKGVATSFGTIVAIDPLVGLCVVILGVFTVAITRYVSAGSMIGGAVAVTTAFALGRPWWEVILLLLLCVLAVWQHRENIKRLQEGTERHIGKKGGAAS